Proteins from a genomic interval of Cydia amplana chromosome 8, ilCydAmpl1.1, whole genome shotgun sequence:
- the LOC134650335 gene encoding pre-rRNA-processing protein TSR1 homolog — MQQAHRSGTLKQSNKVHKSRHRSKRGIAAAVKGKVNAKEFVRRNRHILKKDERRHQALQLRRNKREEVLSKKRALGGTRNPPFLVCVVPLNAQLDVQSALAILRTCSEGAVVSQSENGILHIGLPNFKQRFSFICPETDNEFALLDTLKVADTVLYVSSALDEPVDEWGEKVLALSMAQGMPTPVVVAMDIEGVNPKKRTTEKQNVQKLISKWLPEEKIIQLDKSSDGLNVLRRIGNQKRNILHHREKRPYMLAESYEYVPDAEGESGTLRVTGYLKGMPLDVNGLVHVTGLGDFQMSRIDGHDDPHPLILGKENTKPDSMDAEVVKVSVLQVADPAKQESLDSENVPDPMDAEQTWPTEEEIAQANAETKTKKVKKVPKGWSSYQAAWIVESDAEGEGSGDESGSEEEDEDEEFMSCEESSSEKEEDADNDFESVTESEMGPTDDRYDATIDAAEEHELLQRLAAARQDAQFPDEVDTPQHTPARERFLRYRGLESFRSSPWDPKENLPADFARIFQFENYERTRRRVYKEKQDSLVNTYGIYATIHISNVRQDLWNSFHSANKNAPLSVLGLLPHEHKMSLMNVVLKRTGASEDPIQSKERLIFQVGYRRFIVNPIFSQHTNGGKHKYERFFQPGSTCVATFYAPIQFSPSSVLCFKEKRNTKLQLVASGVLLSCNPDRLIVKRIVLSGHPYKVNKRSAVIRFMFFNREDVAYFKPCKLRTKYGRTGHIKEPLGTHGHMKCVFDGQLKSQDTVLLQLYKRMFPKWNYEDCIVTDKDTATDAMEG; from the exons atgcagCAAGCGCATCGTTCGGGAACTCTGAAGCAGAGCAACAAGGTTCATAAATCTCGCCATCGGTCTAAGCGTGGCATCGCCGCTGCCGTGAAAG gcaAAGTTAACGCAAAGGAATTCGTTCGCCGTAACCGTCATATCCTTAAAAAGGATGAGCGTCGTCATCAAGCTCTTCAGCTTCGTAGAAACAAGCGCGAAGAGGTGTTATCTAAAAAGCGCGCGTTAGGAGGCACCAGGAACCCACCATTTTTAGTGTGTGTGGTTCCTTTGAATGCTCAACTCGACGTTCAGTCCGCGCTTGCGATATTGAGGACATGTTCTGAAGGCGCTGTGGTGTCACAGTCTGAAAATGGCATCCTGCATATTGG CTTGCCGAACTTCAAACAACGCTTCTCCTTTATCTGTCCAGAAACCGACAATGAATTTGCTCTTCTTGACACTCTCAAAGTTGCAGACACTGTTTTATATGTCAGCTCAGCTCTAGATGAACCCGTTGATGAATGGGGTGAAAAAGTTCTAGCTCTATCCATGGCACAAGGCATGCCCACCCCTGTGGTAGTAGCCATGGACATTGAAGGAGTAAACCCTAAGAAACGCACCACAGAAAAGCAGAATGTGCAAAAGCTAATATCCAAATGGCTGCCAGAAGAAAAAATTATACAGTTGGATAAGAGTTCAGATGGTTTGAATGTATTACGTAGGATTGGGAACCAGAAACGTAACATATTACATCACAGGGAAAAGAGACCGTATATGCTGGCTGAGTCTTATGAGTATGTGCCTGACGCAGAAGGTGAAAGTGGTACATTAAGAGTCACTGGATATTTGAAAGGAATGCCATTGGACGTGAATGGTTTGGTTCATGTTACTGGGTTGGGAGACTTTCAAATGTCAAGAATAGATGGACATGATGATCCTCATCCACTCATTTTGGGCAA AGAGAATACCAAACCTGACTCAATGGATGCAGAGGTGGTGAAGGTATCTGTGTTGCAAGTGGCCGATCCAGCTAAACAGGAAAGCCTGGACTCGGAGAATGTGCCAGATCCAATGGATGCTGAGCAGACCTGGCCTACAGAGGAGGAGATAGCACAAGCTAATGCAGAA ACAAAAACAAAGAAGGTGAAAAAAGTTCCAAAAGGCTGGTCGAGCTACCAGGCAGCTTGGATCGTGGAGTCCGATGCGGAGGGCGAGGGCTCCGGCGATGAAAGCGGGAGCGAG GAAGAAGATGAGGATGAAGAGTTCATGTCGTGCGAAGAGTCCAGCTCGGAGAAGGAAGAGGACGCAGATAACGATTTTGAATCCGTTACCGAGTCTGAGATGGGACCTACTGACGACAG ATACGACGCAACAATAGACGCCGCGGAAGAACACGAGCTGCTCCAACGGCTGGCGGCCGCTCGACAGGACGCGCAGTTCCCCGATGAAGTCGACACGCCGCAGCACACACCGGCGCGGGAGCGCTTCCTGCGCTACCGCGGCCTCGAGTCCTTCAG ATCATCTCCGTGGGACCCTAAAGAGAACCTGCCGGCGGACTTCGCGCGCATCTTCCAGTTCGAGAACTACGAGCGCACGCGCCGGCGCGTCTACAAGGAAAAGCAGGACAGCCTCGTCAACACG TACGGAATCTACGCAACCATCCACATATCGAACGTCCGCCAAGACCTGTGGAACTCCTTCCACTCGGCCAACAAGAACGCCCCCCTCTCCGTATTAGGGCTCCTCCCCCACGAGCACAAGATGTCGCTCATGAACGTGGTGCTGAAGAGGACGGGCGCCAGCGAAGACCCCATCCAGAGCAAGGAGCGGCTCATCTTCCAAGTGGGCTACAGGAGGTTCATCGTCAACCCGATATTCAGTCAGCACACTAATGGTGGTAAACATAAG TATGAAAGATTCTTCCAACCGGGCTCAACTTGCGTGGCCACATTCTACGCACCCATCCAGTTCAGTCCATCTTCAGTGCTTTGTTTCAAG GAAAAACGGAATACGAAGTTGCAACTGGTTGCTTCTGGAGTGCTACTTTCTTGCAACCCTGATAGGTTGATTGTTAAGAGGATTGTACTCTCCGGTCATCCATACAAG GTGAACAAACGATCGGCGGTGATCAGGTTCATGTTCTTCAATAGAGAGGACGTGGCATACTTCAAGCCGTGCAAGCTGCGTACGAAATACGGACGTACTGGACACATCAAGGAACCTCTAG